In the Passer domesticus isolate bPasDom1 chromosome 4, bPasDom1.hap1, whole genome shotgun sequence genome, one interval contains:
- the JADE1 gene encoding protein Jade-1 isoform X1 produces the protein MISTLLLCGHFCLSGCLLFPGEIMKRHRLPSSSEDSDDNGSLSTWSQHSRSQRRRTSCSRDEDRKPSEVFRTDLITAMKLHDSFQLNPEEYYVLADPWRQEWEKGVQVPVSPGTIPEPVARVVSETKAVTFTRPRKFIVSSGAEPPELGYVDIRTLADSVCRYDLNDVDVAWLQLANEEFKEMGMLELDEYTMERVMEEFEQRCYDNMNHAIETEEGLGIEYDEDVVCDVCQSPDGEDGNEMVFCDKCNICVHQACYGILKVPEGSWLCRTCALGVRPKCLLCPKKGGAMKPTRSGTKWVHVSCALWIPEVSIGSPEKMEPITKVSHIPSSRWALVCSLCNEKVGASIQCSVKNCRTAFHVTCAFDRGLEMKTILAENDEVKFKSYCPKHSSTKKADAETLSESPAQENRNGIQDTSLPAHMDPFHSMDQNQEEAHRVSFRKQKLQQLEDEFYTFVESLEVAKVLRLPEEPVEFLYQYWKLKRKSNFNKPLITPKKDEEDNLAKREQDVLFRRLQLFTHLRQDLERVRNLTYMVTRREKIKRSVCKVQEQIFNSYAKQLEQERVSGVPSSFSVESTVLFNSPSLGPNAPKIEDLKWHSAFFRKQMGTSLTRSLKKPHKRDRVRDRSGNSSKSLLRQPSPREGGAAPGSFLNLDKPFAETRIVAAQQKNGVVLPEHRKRRDNRPQCEVTKAELKEKTSKHNHKPLRPTELSQRQLENKRAVNHSGGRSAAPGTRRDIVPKCNGGLVKVNSNQTVVKVPTTPTSPGKNWGGFRIPKKGERQQQGESLEEACRQNSGYPYLGVGRVATKDRTKSKLKPDSENDGYVPDAEMSDSEPEVAEKKCRQQRLSPSSSIGRRTDIIRRSILAT, from the exons GTCTGTCTACCTGGTCCCAGCATTCCAGATCTCAACGTCGCAGGACTTCATGTTCCAGAGATGAAGACCGGAAGCCTTCCGAG GTGTTCAGAACGGACCTGATCACTGCCATGAAGTTGCATGACTCCTTCCAGCTGAACCCTGAGGAATACTATGTGCTGGCAGATCCCTGGAGGCAGGAGTGGGAAAAGGGAGTTCAGGTGCCAGTTAGTCCAGGGACCATCCCAGAACCAGTAGCCAG AGTGGTGTCTGAGACGAAAGCCGTCACCTTCACGCGGCCCAGGAAGTTCATCGTGTCGTCGGGCGCGGAGCCGCCGGAGCTGGGCTACGtggacatccggaccctggcagACAGCGTGTGCCGCTACGACCTCAACGACGTGGACgtggcatggctgcagctgGCCAATGAGGAATTCAAAGAAATGG GGATGCTGGAGCTGGATGAGTACACCATGGAAAGGGTGATGGAGGAGTTTGAGCAGCGCTGCTACGATAACATGAACCACGCCATCGAGACGGAGGAGGGGCTGGGCATTGAGTACGACGAGGATGTCGTCTGTGACGTCTGTCAGTCTCCAGATGGGGAGGATGGCAATGAAATGGTGTTCTGTGACAAATGCAACATTTGTGTGCACCAG gcgTGCTACGGGATCCTGAAGGTGCCCGAGGGCAGCTGGCTGTGCCGCACCTGCGCGCTCGGCGTCCGGCCCAAGTGCCTGCTGTGCCCCAAGAAGGGCGGCGCCATGAAGCCCACCCGCAGCGGCACCAAGTGGGTGCACgtcagctgtgctctctggaTTCCAGAG GTGAGCATTGGCAGCCCTGAAAAAATGGAACCCATCACAAAAGtttcccacattcccagcaGTAGGTGGGCACTGGTGTGCAGCCTTTGTAATGAGAAAGTTGGAGCTTCCATACAG tGTTCAGTGAAGAACTGCAGAACAGCCTTTCACGTCACCTGCGCGTTTGACCGTGGCTTGGAGATGAAGACCATCTTGGCCGAGAACGACGAGGTGAAGTTCAAGTCCTACTGTCCCAAGCACAGCTCCACCAAGAAAGCGGATGCTGAGACTTTGAGTGAAagcccagctcaggagaacaggAATGGGATTCAGGACACCTCCCTTCCTGCCCACATGGACCCTTTCCACAGCATGGATCAAAACCAGGAGGAGGCCCACAGGGTCAGCTTCCGCAagcagaagctccagcagctggaggatGAGTTCTACACCTTTGTTGAATCTTTGGAAGTGGCCAAAGTGCTGCGGCTGCCTGAGGAACCGGTGGAATTCCTTTACCAGTACTGGAAACTGAAGAGGAAATCCAATTTCAATAAGCCTTTGATTACCCCaaagaaggatgaggaggacaaTCTGGCTAAACGGGAGCAGGATGTTCTGttcaggaggctgcagctcttcACGCACCTCCGGCAGGACCTGGAGCGG GTGCGTAACCTCACTTACATGGTGACACGGAGAGAAAAAATCAAGAGATCTGTTTGCAAAGTTCAGGAACAGATATTCAATAGCTACGCAAAGCAGTTGGAACAAGAAAGAGTTTCAG GTGTGCCTTCCTCATTCTCCGTGGAAAGCACGGTGCTGTTCAACAGCCCGTCGCTGGGCCCCAACGCCCCCAAGATCGAGGACCTGAAGTGGCATTCTGCGTTCTTCAGGAAGCAGATGGGCACATCTCTGACCCGCTCCTTGAAGAAACCCCACAAGAGAGACAGGGTAAGAGACAGGTCTGGGAACAGCAGCAAATCCCTGCTGAGGCAGCCCAGCCCGAGGGAGGGAGGCGCAGCTCCAGGCAGCTTTTTAAATTTGGACAAGCCCTTTGCCGAGACACGGATTGTGGCGGCGCAGCAGAAGAACGGCGTCGTTCTACCAGAGCACAGGAAAAGAAGGGACAATCGCCCTCAGTGTGAGGTGACGAAGGCAGAGCTGAAGGAAAAGACTTCCAAACACAACCACAAACCGCTGAGACCCACAGAACTCTCTCAGAGGCAACTGGAAAACAAAAGGGCTGTGAACCACTCCGGTGGGAGGTCAGCAGCACCTGGCACTCGGAGGGATATAGTGCCTAAATGTAACGGGGGTCTGGTCAAAGTAAACTCTAATCAGACAGTAGTTAAAGTGCCTACCACGCCCACGAGCCCGGGGAAAAACTGGGGCGGATTCCGAATTCCAAAGAAgggggagaggcagcagcagggggagAGCCTGGAGGAGGCCTGCCGCCAGAACTCCGGCTACCCCTACCTGGGCGTGGGCAGAGTTGCCACGAAGGACAGGACAAAAAGCAAGTTAAAGCCTGACAGTGAGAACGATGGCTATGTCCCCGACGCCGAAATGAGCGACTCTGAGCCAGAAGTGGCTGAGAAGaagtgcaggcagcagaggctcagccccagcagcagcatcgGCAGGAGGACGGACATTATTCGCAGGAGCATCCTGGCCACCTGA
- the JADE1 gene encoding protein Jade-1 isoform X6 — MKLHDSFQLNPEEYYVLADPWRQEWEKGVQVPVSPGTIPEPVARVVSETKAVTFTRPRKFIVSSGAEPPELGYVDIRTLADSVCRYDLNDVDVAWLQLANEEFKEMGMLELDEYTMERVMEEFEQRCYDNMNHAIETEEGLGIEYDEDVVCDVCQSPDGEDGNEMVFCDKCNICVHQACYGILKVPEGSWLCRTCALGVRPKCLLCPKKGGAMKPTRSGTKWVHVSCALWIPEVSIGSPEKMEPITKVSHIPSSRWALVCSLCNEKVGASIQCSVKNCRTAFHVTCAFDRGLEMKTILAENDEVKFKSYCPKHSSTKKADAETLSESPAQENRNGIQDTSLPAHMDPFHSMDQNQEEAHRVSFRKQKLQQLEDEFYTFVESLEVAKVLRLPEEPVEFLYQYWKLKRKSNFNKPLITPKKDEEDNLAKREQDVLFRRLQLFTHLRQDLERVRNLTYMVTRREKIKRSVCKVQEQIFNSYAKQLEQERVSGVPSSFSVESTVLFNSPSLGPNAPKIEDLKWHSAFFRKQMGTSLTRSLKKPHKRDRVRDRSGNSSKSLLRQPSPREGGAAPGSFLNLDKPFAETRIVAAQQKNGVVLPEHRKRRDNRPQCEVTKAELKEKTSKHNHKPLRPTELSQRQLENKRAVNHSGGRSAAPGTRRDIVPKCNGGLVKVNSNQTVVKVPTTPTSPGKNWGGFRIPKKGERQQQGESLEEACRQNSGYPYLGVGRVATKDRTKSKLKPDSENDGYVPDAEMSDSEPEVAEKKCRQQRLSPSSSIGRRTDIIRRSILAT; from the exons ATGAAGTTGCATGACTCCTTCCAGCTGAACCCTGAGGAATACTATGTGCTGGCAGATCCCTGGAGGCAGGAGTGGGAAAAGGGAGTTCAGGTGCCAGTTAGTCCAGGGACCATCCCAGAACCAGTAGCCAG AGTGGTGTCTGAGACGAAAGCCGTCACCTTCACGCGGCCCAGGAAGTTCATCGTGTCGTCGGGCGCGGAGCCGCCGGAGCTGGGCTACGtggacatccggaccctggcagACAGCGTGTGCCGCTACGACCTCAACGACGTGGACgtggcatggctgcagctgGCCAATGAGGAATTCAAAGAAATGG GGATGCTGGAGCTGGATGAGTACACCATGGAAAGGGTGATGGAGGAGTTTGAGCAGCGCTGCTACGATAACATGAACCACGCCATCGAGACGGAGGAGGGGCTGGGCATTGAGTACGACGAGGATGTCGTCTGTGACGTCTGTCAGTCTCCAGATGGGGAGGATGGCAATGAAATGGTGTTCTGTGACAAATGCAACATTTGTGTGCACCAG gcgTGCTACGGGATCCTGAAGGTGCCCGAGGGCAGCTGGCTGTGCCGCACCTGCGCGCTCGGCGTCCGGCCCAAGTGCCTGCTGTGCCCCAAGAAGGGCGGCGCCATGAAGCCCACCCGCAGCGGCACCAAGTGGGTGCACgtcagctgtgctctctggaTTCCAGAG GTGAGCATTGGCAGCCCTGAAAAAATGGAACCCATCACAAAAGtttcccacattcccagcaGTAGGTGGGCACTGGTGTGCAGCCTTTGTAATGAGAAAGTTGGAGCTTCCATACAG tGTTCAGTGAAGAACTGCAGAACAGCCTTTCACGTCACCTGCGCGTTTGACCGTGGCTTGGAGATGAAGACCATCTTGGCCGAGAACGACGAGGTGAAGTTCAAGTCCTACTGTCCCAAGCACAGCTCCACCAAGAAAGCGGATGCTGAGACTTTGAGTGAAagcccagctcaggagaacaggAATGGGATTCAGGACACCTCCCTTCCTGCCCACATGGACCCTTTCCACAGCATGGATCAAAACCAGGAGGAGGCCCACAGGGTCAGCTTCCGCAagcagaagctccagcagctggaggatGAGTTCTACACCTTTGTTGAATCTTTGGAAGTGGCCAAAGTGCTGCGGCTGCCTGAGGAACCGGTGGAATTCCTTTACCAGTACTGGAAACTGAAGAGGAAATCCAATTTCAATAAGCCTTTGATTACCCCaaagaaggatgaggaggacaaTCTGGCTAAACGGGAGCAGGATGTTCTGttcaggaggctgcagctcttcACGCACCTCCGGCAGGACCTGGAGCGG GTGCGTAACCTCACTTACATGGTGACACGGAGAGAAAAAATCAAGAGATCTGTTTGCAAAGTTCAGGAACAGATATTCAATAGCTACGCAAAGCAGTTGGAACAAGAAAGAGTTTCAG GTGTGCCTTCCTCATTCTCCGTGGAAAGCACGGTGCTGTTCAACAGCCCGTCGCTGGGCCCCAACGCCCCCAAGATCGAGGACCTGAAGTGGCATTCTGCGTTCTTCAGGAAGCAGATGGGCACATCTCTGACCCGCTCCTTGAAGAAACCCCACAAGAGAGACAGGGTAAGAGACAGGTCTGGGAACAGCAGCAAATCCCTGCTGAGGCAGCCCAGCCCGAGGGAGGGAGGCGCAGCTCCAGGCAGCTTTTTAAATTTGGACAAGCCCTTTGCCGAGACACGGATTGTGGCGGCGCAGCAGAAGAACGGCGTCGTTCTACCAGAGCACAGGAAAAGAAGGGACAATCGCCCTCAGTGTGAGGTGACGAAGGCAGAGCTGAAGGAAAAGACTTCCAAACACAACCACAAACCGCTGAGACCCACAGAACTCTCTCAGAGGCAACTGGAAAACAAAAGGGCTGTGAACCACTCCGGTGGGAGGTCAGCAGCACCTGGCACTCGGAGGGATATAGTGCCTAAATGTAACGGGGGTCTGGTCAAAGTAAACTCTAATCAGACAGTAGTTAAAGTGCCTACCACGCCCACGAGCCCGGGGAAAAACTGGGGCGGATTCCGAATTCCAAAGAAgggggagaggcagcagcagggggagAGCCTGGAGGAGGCCTGCCGCCAGAACTCCGGCTACCCCTACCTGGGCGTGGGCAGAGTTGCCACGAAGGACAGGACAAAAAGCAAGTTAAAGCCTGACAGTGAGAACGATGGCTATGTCCCCGACGCCGAAATGAGCGACTCTGAGCCAGAAGTGGCTGAGAAGaagtgcaggcagcagaggctcagccccagcagcagcatcgGCAGGAGGACGGACATTATTCGCAGGAGCATCCTGGCCACCTGA